From the genome of Colias croceus chromosome 12, ilColCroc2.1:
TAATAACGTACTTACTTGCCGGTGAAATAAATGAACACAACTGCCCAATTGATGTGGTTAGTTGATAAGTGGTTGATAACAACACAGCCAGATGACAGCCTTAGAACAAAGATTATTAACAAAGCGAGGGTAATTGGGTCGTACATTGAATAAACAACGTTTGAAACACGAAGGCAcaatttgtacaaaaaaactgttttatagtttacatttaaaaaaaaatacttaaaaatctGTGGTACATTGTTTAGTAAAAAAAGTATCTATTCtctgttttaaaatgtttcacAATTCAAACATTGCCAACTTTCCTctctcttattttattaaattttatcccGTTAAAAACCGGAAGACTAAAACCTTATTCATATAGACTTGGCTCAAATCCGCTCAACGAAGGATATTTACACGGATTGATTTTAACGGTCAAATAATTGTTGCAAAGAGATAACAAATACTTGAattgttgaaattttattaaaagctatgttattatattacaaaagaCAATTTCTAAAAATCTATATCACTCTACGTTCGCGttctaataacaatattttcttcAGTTAACGAACTCTtagtatgtaatatttaatataaaaaattaaaaaagcaacCAACTCTTATCcaattcttataaaaaataatcggttattacaaatatttcaaattttaaaagcgataaatatcaaaataaataaaagggtTGTGTTTATAATTCGAAACATTCAAAAACCAACAACATCGGTGTGAAGATAATTTTTCCACtggaaaaatgtaattattcgATGTCAGCTTGTGTTGTACGCTTTGACATGGCATAGAGTAACAAACGCACAGAGACCACcaatcaattattaattatttaaactttaattggTTTTGTCATCTCCTCATCCCTCATTTTGTTACGCATGTAATTCTTAAGTGTTGCTTCACATTCAAAACTCTATAGTTAGacgaattattttttgaatatacAACTGCGAAAACGTTCATCAAAATCCGaaaatttatgttgttttttactatttttttaaatattactctCAAGTTATACAAAACTCATGAAAAATAATCATGGTTAAAAGTAGACAAAAACATAACAAGTAAAAAATGCGTAggtattcaatattaaaaatatacagcaAAACCACTCCAGGTTTTGCTGTATCGAATTTACTTGTGTCAACAGGGAACCTTCATCCAAATATTTATCTTCTTTCCCATATATTATAGAGGATTTGCTATGAGCTTTTTTATCGCCCGATATCAGGTAACACGACTGAACCTTTGCCCTCGTCCTATTAGacagaaaaattaatatagcAACATCTTTTCTGATATAATTAGTGTCAAACTTTAAATTGAGGTAACAAATTCTCATGTTATAACGAcggcaatttatttatttttcagttatgtacgtgtatttatatgtaaagtCCTATAACCTCATAGTAACATGTGGTCCTTGATTCTTATTTTAACAAAGAGGACTCAGTgtctaaatttataaataaaattttataacgaTGTTTTACTAGAAAGATGATTACTGCAACACTAGCTATGTTTGTATagtaaactagcggtccgccccggattcgcccgtggtacatatttacgttttctctacataagaaccatcctcgtacttcaaggaataggtataataaaaaaagaattatcgaaatcggtccacccgttcacgcgtgatgccgtgacaacgcgaaacgggtttcatttttatttacatagatCTGGCATTTCAAATACCTGATGGTATTtggttatttaatttactttacaatacatgaaataaatattctttgtATTTTGAAAGATTTTTTGGTATTGATAAGCTTTCGATTCAGACGGTCGTGTGTGAAATTCATGCCCTACCCCTTcccataatatttcataaaataaatattgaattatgaAAATCATTATAGAATGgacatatcataaaaatattattgtttctagccattaatataaaatctccatctgaattatattatcatattccGAATTATGTACGCACATAAAATAACCCATTTACAGTTTAAgtgctataaaataaattttattatttcgttcCACCTGTCGCCTCATCTAAATGGGCTCAATCAGTTATGTTGAAGGTAGCAGTTACTGAGATTCTGTTTCATTTTgatcatataatatgttaataaaatattatgtaacattatgtacaatgtactCGGCTAATTTTCatccgacttcaaaaaaaaaggaggaaaGAGGTTATATTATTCGGcagtgatattatttttttaagctatttcatagcttctatcgcgggccttgagcgcgggaaccgaatccagaaattccgtaacgaaaaaacctcacgctcccaaTCCGACgagcacggaggtgtggcttgaagacATGCTATACATTGCATAAAGcacggtaaagctattgcatagtaTGCAATAGCTTTCCCGAGTGCCAGTGGCAGggcgagtgccacacgtctttttttttctatctcATACTGACAAAGAACTATTCATGTATCGTCTCTTACCAAAGCGTTcatttgatgaaattttttactatttatgtAAACGAGAAAATAATCATGTTTAGaaaacaatttcaaaaaaGTTACGTTTCTTACTGAACTACCAAGTACGTTGATGCAAAATATACAAGTTTTAGCTTAGTTAgatactattataaaaaaataattaaaattagcaTGAGGTTTAGCTAATATTCTGTGAAAATattccatacatttagtatattatgaaatatatggAGTGTATGGAAATACTATGTGTATTcccatttaaaattatcttactTCTCTGATGTTAATTTGCCCTGTGAGCGTCATAGTGTCTGAGAGGAATTCATGAAAAATGTATTACTTCGGACaacacaattttcttttagcGTCTGTTGATTGGAAAGGCTTTCGATTTATCTTTCGagtacatttaatttaaattttaaataaattgcatgTGTTATGATGGCGTTAAAGGCACACgtttataaagatttatataaaattagaatatttaaattaatttgtcatttagtgtgaaaataaatacaatagattatttttccgacccaaatatcgaccaatagaattgcaccattcgacgtcacgtggtacaacctacatggtattatactgataattttttgaaaattttctctggtcgttgacgtcaaactgacaggttgaattcaattgtgaaattatattggccgacatttgggacggaaaaataatctcccgaataccacacgagcttcaaaattatctggcatttccctcaaggttccctgcaaacatattataaagtcgTCAAGTTTTTCAGGAATTTTTTAACCTTGACTAAAAACTTGACTCCTTCATTTGTTTGCAACGAACCTATCGGAAAATAcccgataattttgaagctcttgtggtattataagtgaaaattaaataaaagcgAATACATAGCATCTTTACCACAAAATTATTGTACGTACTGCAACTGACGTAgtttctattgtttttattaccttactagctgtgccccacggttttaccctcagtgctccgctcctgttagcgtaattataatttgaaataatttttcaaattggaccagtagttcctgagattagcgcgctcaaacaaacaaacttttcagctttataatattacttacataagtatagattaaaaattattgtcgGTTGATATTATATCCGACGCAATATTCCTTGTATAATTGAAACTACGAACTACCAagtcataatatgtatattgtatttgtatcGAAAATCTCACATACCTATACAAATCTAAAAGCAATATGTGTGGAATTGACGAAATAACTCGATCCGTTTTAGACGAATTTGGTATGCAGATTTTATTCGCTCGAAGTGGTGTAGATTATCACTgtgcatattttttatcagaAAATGCGAATAGGAAACCGTATCTGGTATTTCATGAATTCGATTTACGATGAAAATCTCTCATTCAAATAACAACCCTATTTTGGGAATTAACCAATGTTTTGGAAAgtagtgaagtcccatgtccccgagtggggtaaggggcagatgcatttaatacatctgtttcactgatcgattttctttagggacaagtaggtgatcagccttctgtgtcctgccagaccgagacattttgacgtgacaacgtcttataattcgataaagccggctgcacgcacgaaaaaacatgactcatgcggcgttacctcgctttgactcatctgaggcgttccatgtaaggcttgaagcgCGCgagcggaacgagcgacaaagaaacacaatcggacgttatcacttgtcacgttcaactatcgtcagtaaaccgactttacagacaaccaatttttttttcttcgtctccaccgggaatcgaacccaggtaGCGAGTAGctactaaaaaataatgtcaccTGTAATATGAATGTATGCAACATTTCGCAGGCTAAGCTATTTGAAGTGTTGCATAATACTGCAGCTTCTTGCGTAACTTTGATCAATCTCGGCTATTTCGTGTTTTaactgtaggtacctacattagtTTTCAAAttgcatacattttatttgaaaaagcCTTTGTGGTGTTATTTTTGCGTCGATCTATTGTTACTTTTAAGAAATATTGTGCATTGAGGGAGTTTCGGATGAGGGATAATTTCAGAAAATTGTGAACACCACTTCAGAGCATTGCTTTATCGTAAGTAAAGTGAAGAAAGGGCATGAAGATATTAGcggttttgatatttttttacatacatttcattGAACTTATACGTATTCACCCCATGGCCGGAATTACCCCAATGCACCTTATACATTATTGTTCGACTATAATTTCAAGTTgtagtgtttgtttgttgtatagaataagttttatcttcgtgttattaatataaaggGATACATACAGTATGTAATGATCAAAACATAGTATAACAAACTTTTACAGAAACAATTTCCAATTTTCTTACTcagtatattttgtaaattaaattatgttgtgcTTCATTTTACGTTTTCTTAATAACCCAgcccccggaaccacagacacaatagaaaatctattgtgtctcatgtctgggaccgatcgggccgcttggggctcaatgggttaataatatagtattgtTTCTTTTGATAGGTTAGCAGAGCAACAGAGCTTGGTAAATTGGTGACAAGACTGCAACAGGAGAGGTCTGAGGTGGCCTTCTTCATCTTCACCAATGGCAGTACTTTAAGGTAATCAAATAAAACTACTTAAACTTTATTAcgtatcaaataaattattatgtcgAACTTTTATAGTGACTtcatttctttatattatgcgCGCTCGCTCAAGTGTTTTCGGTAAAAAAGagtttaattacttattataattattagattgtgttcataaatcataatcaaatataatatataagtgtCTGAAAGTAGAGATTAGTCAGATTCTTATTGCTTAAGTTGGTTCGTGAGTTCGTTAAAATATACgttaagtttatattatgttcatattatgtatacttacaacaatataatagtccttttgtaatattacttattaggGTAAACTTTCAACAGTTACTCCCAGGtcgatatttttcataatacaaaatacaagCGTAATGTAGCTATTTCATGAACTtaataaatgcaaattttGCAAATTTTCCTGTTGCCTTACAGCTGTATAAGCTTCATTTAGAGAGTTAACAttgaataacaaaataaattaaacgcAATTGTGCTCTTTTTCTCTAAGGAATTAAGCTATAATTAAATTGCTTACCGATCTGTTCATAATTTGTCACaacagttttataaaataaccacatcttttaaataaaacagacgTTTTATCTAAAGGATAAACCCTTCGAGTTCatccatatattttatttatttatttatatcactttattgtaaaaaacaaTTTGAGAAATGTATAGTACAACTAATAAGGTAcaacaattttgcacaataggcggccttattgctacacagcaatctcttccaggcaacctggtAGGAAAGTAAATGTGAGAAGAAAAacgttgtgtggttttatgaaaccacggtaaaagtgaaactttttttcacactatagacatttaactaaaaattatcgtatttgtacgatcgTGCGTGATCGtgatcgtacgtatcgtgcgtcacgcgacatgcgctacacagaccaaaaagtttgagacgatgtaataaaagtttcactttaaaaataaaaatgcctaCATACTACATAAACTACATACCTATACTGTAGGTACATAGATACTACacagtaatataaatataataatagaagtgttttagatacaaataaaagtCGTCGAACTTTGatcgaaacaaaatatttactttaccATTATAACAGcaagatttcattttaatttgccATTAAATCCTTCCGTGAACTGAGCACTgtgcaaataatataaatggaaaCGTTTCAAAGGATTTAGATGAAATTTGGTTATCATATATAACACAGATTTTCATTGTTTGTTTCATAGATGAGAGTGACATGTGActcttttttaaccgacttcaaaaaaaaggaggaggttatcaattcggccggtattttttttttttattttttttttatgtatgtacaccgattactccgaggtttctgaaccgatttacgtgattctttttttgttcgatgcgggatggtgtcgaattggtcccataaaaattttattcggataggcccagtagtttttattttatgagcatttttgtctgtaggtatttgtaaattttgcaagtgcaagtttgaagtcggttgtttttaacgcagttatcacttgttgcAAGATTGAGAGCTTATCTTACATTCTGAATCAGAGATCAAACCTAATCTACATaggtatactaatattataaagctgaagagttttttgtttgtttgaacgggaatctcgggaactactggtccgatttaaaaaattttttcggtgttaggtggctcatttatcgaggaaggttataatcacgctacgaccaacaggagtggagccacgggggtgaaaccacgcggagcagctagtatataatatatatctaggtATAATTTGCTCTACACGGTACAGGTCCTTATccaaatatttgaatattcgGTAATTTTGGCTTATAGGAGTAGATGGCAAGTTTCATCGGCTCCATCtcttgttattgttattaaagaATTGAGACCTGTGTTCAATGTTGTTGATGCATatcattaaacatttttagtttttatagaTGCCTCATTTACGTGGGGATAAATTACCTACTAAAATAGTTTAATGTAAATTGTCTTCGACCTGGGCACAGTTCTTTCCTACGTATTTTACGGTACTGGCCAACAAaggtttaatataatattttgtacgcAGGTCGAATTTAACCCAGCGCTTTGCAGCGACTGACAGCGCGTTGGACCAGATGGGAGAACTTCCAAACCTGGTGTTCAAGAATCGGGCCAGACCTATCAACGGGAGTGTCTTTTTGAGAGAATTATCTGCTTTAAGGTCAGTTTACATATCGATtgtgaaataatatgttttgagAATGATTAAAgaagattttataaattcgcaatacttattatacttatattaaatgaGAAAGGATtggattgtttgtttgaaacgatttaattcaaaaactactgaagcgattttataaattgttccATAATTTCTGAGTGACtaggttatattttattttgtttttatcccGGGTAAACCCGGGACGAGCATTTAGTAAGTTATCGTAAACGATAAATTCTCTCTAGAGATGTGaaggatattaaaaattggGTTTATCGTATACAATATTCTGTAAAGTTTtgttactttatattttcaatattaccTGATCCTAGTTTAGATCTTGAATTAATGAAACACAATAAAGACTAATTTCCCTAATGGGACAAGGGGTCCATTTTATACCTGTTTCAATTCGATTTTCTATTGGCTTGCCATGTTTTGTTCAGGTTAAGAGTTAAGACATTTATTAAGGCTCTGCTGGTAATTAAAAAGACCCATATAGTTATTGATATACGCCACTTACTTGACAAAGGAGgtgtttcaaattaaatttaaattatatttatggtgattataacacaatattattacatgAAATAACCTTGCCTAGTCGAAGTAATTCATCATAATTCATTAAGGCGACTACagcaccgaaactagcgcccccccaacattttatttttttactcctaaaccagatcaaatttaaaaaatctagctcggtactttgctagtatattacatgtagtatttttggtattacttttcattattttgcattcggtaaattaggagaactttggattaccgccaaaagtggccacatttggcggtaatcaaaagttctctagaataatgaacagttagaatagtgaaaagtaataccaaaaatactacaagtaatatactagcaaagtaccgagctagattttttaaatttgatctggttaaggagtaaaaaaataaaatgttcggtggcgctagtttcggtggtgtaggcctcttaaGTGCATTATCAAGAGGGTCCTtttcttttcaaaaatatctgtaagtacttacttactttaaaacaaaatctaAGGTACCTAGTAAAAATCagacaatataatttttatttctgtcacaaaatttcatgtttcactttttttttaagatttaatggCGTGGAAACGATACCTTTAAgccaattattaattatcgtAATTTCTAATCGAaacattcatttcattaatttatatatccCTATCATTAAAACGGAACGTTCATCTAATTATCTATCTTTAGTAACTCCAATAGCGTTTTTTTCCAAGTCGCCAGCCGTGTAATTCAATCGAGCAATAACTTTCAATTGAATCAAACGCAAACAAAGTGTTATAGTGGACTAGTAATTAATCTTGGTACGTGCGGATTTACGCTTACGAGCTAATCTTGAAGCTTTCTTGTAAACATACAGGAgattattatgtagttacctGCGacgtttatttatagatttgttTACAGTGCTAATTAGttgttacaaatattattttgaacaatTCTTACCGTCACAAGAAAACttgataattattgtttgcATTATAATtgatatcatgttattctactAGTCCTACTTAACGTAAATCAGTTTAGTTGTAGTCTcgtactttataaataaacgatcttattgaattttttaattaatcgtACGAaacttatatatatttatcttgCGTTCATTAACACTTACGTATGTTTGCAAGTAGTTATGgaatatcttttttatatttaatacatacacaaataattaGAATGCAGCAAATCTTCtggaataattaatttgcttGATAGTGAAAAGGTTTTAACATTCGCTCCGCaatgttgaataaatattaaataaacagataACAGCATTttgctaattatttttactgcaACATTTCGTATATTTTATGGAAACAAAATATGAATGATACACCACTACATCTTTAAAACTGCTCAACGGATATCGATGCGTTTTTTAagagatagagtgatttaatgttgatgtaatttcacttatttcgatgacattttaattattttaaataaaaaattgcgtatggcacccatttaacaacgaataaaacgtcttgcaataaaaaattatgtctgatggatctatctaaaggcaaaagattaaaaataacgCGTTAAAAATGACTAATTAAGTTAAGTATAtcttcctgtgcagataagatgcgcactaataaacgcaaccactaccgccagccagacagcctggactctaaccgaaatagcaagagaaacagcaTAACAAAAACCCaaatatactaaaatgactttttttaaaacgttggTAGCTCCAGTAccattagatagcccatttatcgaggaaggctcaTCCCGctgaccaacagaagcggagcggagcgcagctagtcaaCTATAAAAGAGGAAGCATTCTATACAGATCTAGTTCTGTATGTttacgataaaaaatataagaacaaGCAATTTAAAGAACCTAATTTTATCGGTACTCGTTAGATAAGGTTATTTTTGTCCCTAAAATTCCTTTCAGTgtctttattttcttttgttatttaacTTTACAAATTTAAGCAAATAAAGCCTCACAAAGACGCTTctagaaataaaaactacgttttgtccagaaataaaatatta
Proteins encoded in this window:
- the LOC123696246 gene encoding uncharacterized protein LOC123696246; translated protein: MESPVLKTSDTLGCRPRFRRWCQSRRCQLWRLLLLPFIPILALIIQTTLSLNNSLTNGLEVADVEEQVSRATELGKLVTRLQQERSEVAFFIFTNGSTLRSNLTQRFAATDSALDQMGELPNLVFKNRARPINGSVFLRELSALR